A single genomic interval of Falco cherrug isolate bFalChe1 chromosome 8, bFalChe1.pri, whole genome shotgun sequence harbors:
- the PCBP3 gene encoding poly(rC)-binding protein 3 isoform X23: MGYGLPIQPHTMATLKVSPHPSNHVPAPDLGADPVLFWTTLGHVFPLGCFTFFHFHSRSDARVLPLPATQPALAVPLHPCPPVPMPASSPGYHPVMISSGAAGFTPGTAHCPDAAGLSIPSRSSPRAETQLGSQEKPALPARTSVPWGNKGKNAHFDLFLHLELYFPQCTSPLLPPGPAKGLWVGDSPSGFRQLAKPPFCCGSLLVTPAKPAPLGAKSVWALVLGPSASEWEVIFPLPMPSLAPPSLGAQPHGRSHWPCMEVSACGTVWGGLSQLVGSIMGPQAKNVLIPTPSQHLYPRASPEGKPLPACRNSGSFCS; this comes from the coding sequence ATGGGGTATGGGCTGCCCATCCAGCCCCACACAATGGCAACTCTCAAGGTCTCCCCCCACCCAAGCAACCATGTGCCAGCCCCAGACCTTGGAGCAGACCCAGTGCTATTTTGGACCACTTTGGGGCACGTGTTTCCTCTGGGatgcttcactttttttcactttcactcAAGAAGTGATGCCAGAGTACTGCCCCTCCCTGCCacacagccagccctggcagtACCCCTCCACCCATGCCCACCCGTGCCCATGCCAGCCTCAAGCCCAGGGTATCACCCCGTGATGATCAGCAGCGGAGCGGCTGGCTTCACCCCCGGCACTGCACATTGCCCTGATGCAGCGGGGCTCTCCATCCCTAGCCGGtccagccccagggctgaaACACAACTAGGCAGCCAGGAGAaaccagcactgcctgcccGGACTTCTGTCCCCTGgggaaataaaggcaaaaatgcCCATTTTGacctttttctccatttggaGTTGTATTTTCCACAATGCACGTCACCCCTGCTCCCACCTGGCCCTGCAAAGGGGCTGTGGGTAGGTGACAGTCCCTCTGGGTTTCGGCAGCTGGCCAAGCCCCCGTTTTGCTGCGGGAGCCTGTTGGTCACCCCTGCTAAACCTGCTCCACTGGGAGCCAAGTCTGTATGGGCTCTGGTGCTTGGCCCAAGTGCCTCCGAGTGGGAAGTCATCTTCCCCTTGCCTATGCCATCCCTGGCACCCCCTTCACTGGGCGCCCAGCCCCACGGCCGATCGCACTGGCCCTGTATGGAAGTGTCAGCCTGTGGCACCGTCTGGGGAGGTCTCAGTCAGCTCGTAGGTAGCATTATGGGCCCACAGGCAAAGAATGTGCTCattcccaccccatcccagcaTCTGTACCCCAGAGCATCCCCAGAAGGAAAACCCTTGCCAGCTTGCAGAAATTCAGGGAGCTTCTGTAGTTAA